In Microbacterium galbinum, the genomic stretch GCGGGCGCGATGGGACTGCGCCTGCTTCTCCTCGTCAGTGAAGTCCCCGACCGAGCGCTCCTCCCCCGCCGGCTGACCGTCGGGGATGAAGATGGGGTCGTACCCGAACCCGCCCCCGCCGGAGGCGGCGTGCGCGAGCCGCCCGGGCCAGATACCGGTGACGACCTTCTCGGCACCGTCGGGTGAGACGAGCGCGATCGTCGAGGTGAAGTGCGCGGCGCGATGCGGGTCGGCGATGTCGCGCAGCTGATCGAGCAGCAGCTCGAGGTTGGCGACGGCATCCTTCTTCTGCCCCGCCCAGTAGGCGGAGAACACGCCCGGCGAGCCGCCGAGCACGTCGACGCAGATTCCCGAATCGTCGGCGAGCGCCGGAAGTCCGGTGTGCGCAGCCGCGGCTCGAGCCTTGATCAGCGCGTTGTCGGCGAAGGTCACTCCGTCCTCGACCGGTTCGGGTCCGTCGTAGCCGACGACCTCGAGGTCGGGGCGCACCCGGGCGACGATCTGCTGGAACTCGGCGACCTTGTGCGGGTTGTGCGTGGCCAGGACGACCTTCATCGTCACTCGGCCGCCAGCGCGGCGATCTGCCGCTCGGTGAGGGTCGCGCAGCCGTCGACGCCGAGCTGCAGCAGCGCGTCGAGTTCGCGCTTGTCGAAGGGCGCACCCTCGGCGGTGCCCTGCACCTCGACGAACAGACCGCGGCCGGTGACGACGACGTTCATGTCGGTCTCCGCGCGCACGTCCTCGACGTATGCCAGATCGAGCATGGGCTCTCCATCGATGATCCCGACCGACACCGCGGCGACCGAGTCGAGCAGCGGGGTGGAATTGCGACCGATGAACTTCTTCTCACGGCCCCACTCGATCGCGTCGGCGAGGGCGACGTACGCGCCCGTGATCGCCGCAGTGCGCGTTCCGCCGTCGGCCTGCAGCACGTCGCAGTCGATCACGATCGTGTTCTCGCCGAGCGCCTTGGTGTCGACGACCGCACGCAGCGCGCGCCCGATCAGGCGGGAGATCTCGTGGGTGCGCCCGCCGATGCGGCCCTTCACGCTCTCGCGGTCGTTGCGGCTGTTCGTGGCGCGAGGGAGCATGGCGTACTCGGCGGTGACCCACCCCTTGCCCTTGCCGGTGAGCCAGCGCGGAACGCCGTTCGTGAAGGATGCCGTGCACAGCACCTTCGTCCCGCCGAAGCTGATCAGCGCGGACCCCTCGGCCTGAGAGCTCCATCCGCGCTCGATCGTGACCTCGCGGAGCTGGTCGGTGGAGCGGCCGTCGGCACGCACGATGTCAGACATGGGCTTCCTTCGTTTCGGGGAGAGGGGTACCGCTCAGCGCGGCTCGGAGAGGGAGTCGGGAAGGGGGATGACGCCGGTCTGGACGAGCTGCACGTCGCGCACCTCGCGACCCATCAGGCGGTTCGCGAGCGCGGTGAAGTCCGAGGCGGAGTCGCCCGTGGCCTCGTACACGTACCGCGCGGTCGCGTCGGGCGGGGCGAGCAGATCGCCGCGGACGAGCTGACGGTAGACGTCGCCGGCCGTCTCGTCATCGCTCGACACGAGCGTCACGCCCTCGCCCATCACGTAGCTGATGGCGCCGCGCAGGAACGGGTAGTGGGTGCAGCCGAGCACGAGCGTGTCGACCTCCGCTTCGCGCAGCGGCGCGAGGTACTCCTCGGCGACGGCGAGCACCTCCGGGGTGCCGGTGATGCCCGCCTCGACGAACTCGACGAAGCGCGGGCAGGCCGCGGTGAACACCTGCAGCCGCTCGTTGACCTCGAGCATGTCCTGGTACGCGCGCGAGCCGATCGTGCCGACCGTGCCGATCACGCCGAT encodes the following:
- the rph gene encoding ribonuclease PH, with the translated sequence MSDIVRADGRSTDQLREVTIERGWSSQAEGSALISFGGTKVLCTASFTNGVPRWLTGKGKGWVTAEYAMLPRATNSRNDRESVKGRIGGRTHEISRLIGRALRAVVDTKALGENTIVIDCDVLQADGGTRTAAITGAYVALADAIEWGREKKFIGRNSTPLLDSVAAVSVGIIDGEPMLDLAYVEDVRAETDMNVVVTGRGLFVEVQGTAEGAPFDKRELDALLQLGVDGCATLTERQIAALAAE
- the rdgB gene encoding RdgB/HAM1 family non-canonical purine NTP pyrophosphatase; the encoded protein is MKVVLATHNPHKVAEFQQIVARVRPDLEVVGYDGPEPVEDGVTFADNALIKARAAAAHTGLPALADDSGICVDVLGGSPGVFSAYWAGQKKDAVANLELLLDQLRDIADPHRAAHFTSTIALVSPDGAEKVVTGIWPGRLAHAASGGGGFGYDPIFIPDGQPAGEERSVGDFTDEEKQAQSHRARAFEELAPLLADL
- the murI gene encoding glutamate racemase, with amino-acid sequence MNDAPIGIFDSGVGGLTVARAIRAQLPRESFVYIGDTAHSPYGPKPIADVRRYSLEVLDTLVDQGVKMLVIACNTASSAMLRDARERYDVPVVEVIGPAVRRAVSTTRNGRIGVIGTVGTIGSRAYQDMLEVNERLQVFTAACPRFVEFVEAGITGTPEVLAVAEEYLAPLREAEVDTLVLGCTHYPFLRGAISYVMGEGVTLVSSDDETAGDVYRQLVRGDLLAPPDATARYVYEATGDSASDFTALANRLMGREVRDVQLVQTGVIPLPDSLSEPR